Sequence from the Priestia megaterium genome:
ACATGTAGCCAATCAAATATTTGTTAAAATACTTTCACTTTGTTTTTACTGCTTCCTTCATTTGTTCTACTAATTTATATAGCCACTGTAGAGGAGTTAATTCAGTAGCTGAAAAATAAATTTCTGCACTCTTTTGAATAAGATTTTCTTTCTCTTGTTTGGTTAAGTTACTATTCAAAAGTTCTTCACAATCTCTTATTGTAGACAACAGACATTCTTTACTGACTTCGTTTATAAACTCTTTTAATGCTTGTTCAGGAGAACTGATGTCTTGATGAAATGTCCCTCCTAAAAAACCTTCCACTTCCTCTATGTAATCATAACTTTCATCCATAAACCTTCCACTTCTTTCCATTTAACTCGTGTGCAGCTAAACCATCACCTGGTGCTAAAGAGCTTTTGTCTCCTTGCTTAACGTTTTCTATACCTTTAGAAACAGCCGACATTTTCTCAAACTGCAGAAGACTTGCTCTGCACTGCTCGTCACTAACTTTGCTTCCAGACATCTTTCGTCCGATCCATTATAAAAAACACACTGATTTTTCACAAAAAAGTGTGTTTACTTATAACCTTAATAGTTATTTAAATAGGATTATTTGGATACTCTTTTAAATATTGATCTATTAAACTTTTAGTTTTTTCATCCGTTGGTGCTTCATCTAAATATTTGTACTTCCAAATCTTTTTCTGTGCTACAAATCCGTAATCTGTATTAAACCAATCTGTATAATCGAATGATACAGAGAACTTCCCTGTTTGGTCCAACATTAGCGTAAAAGAATACCATAGTTCTTGGTTATTTTCTTTAAAGATTTCTCTAAGCTGTTCACTAAGATCAAAAAGCTTATCTTCTTCATTATTAAATTCTAGTTCCGATAGGTTAAAGTGTTCCGGTATATCTAGACTATAGTTGTAACTATGATCTCTAATGGATTTATAAAAAAAGTAAGTTCGTCCTCCAGATTCATCAATCTGCGCATAAAAATAAAATTTCTCCCATTCTTCTGGAATCATATTATTAACTGTTTCTGCTATTTCTTGATAAAGGTTCTGTAATTTATCTTCCATACTCATATTTACCCTCCAGATTGATTTCTAATTGTTCTTCTAATTTTGGGTTCACCTTCAATTTGATACTCTATTCTAAATTTAATAGGGCGTATTGAATCCCCTTGATAAGAGGGAAATATTTTTACCGATACTTTTTTAGGAGGGACTTCCTTCAAAGCATTTGCCCAATCTTTCTCCATACTAAACCAGACTCCACCAGAACGATTGTTATCTATTTTACCTGCACTAAGTTGTTCCTCAACATATCACGTCCATTCATGTATTTTCCTAAGCCATTTTGAACAACAAAACCATAGAGGACTTTTTTGGTTTCAATAGATTGAGTTAATTTGTTTCACAATCTCACACTTATAAAAAATGCAAGCACCATCCGTATCTTTTCACACAGATACTTGAACTTTTATCATCCCATGATTTTTAACAAAGCAAAAGATCTTGAAAGGAATATTACCCATCAAGATCTTTTATCATTTCATTTTTTCCATTGATACTTATGACTGTAAAGCTAATTTCAAGTTTATTCTTTTTCATTCATCTTCTGCTTTAAATATTCAGCAATTTCGGTCTGCCCGAACTCCCTAGCATATTCGTAGGCATTCATATTCTTAATATTTTCCCCAGTATATCTAACTGAAATATCTATTCCTTTTTCAACTAAACATTCAACTACTTCTTTATGCCCGCCATAAATTGCTCCAAATAGTGGATTTCTCTTAGCTAAACTCACATCTAATTCTGCGCCTTCCGCTATTAAATATTTCACTATTTCCAAATGTCCTTCTCCCGCAGCTACCCTCAGAGGAGCAGCATCAAATATATCACCTTTTGTATTAATATTAATTCCTTTATGTAGCAAATATTTCACTATTTCAAGTTTCCCTTTTTTAGCTGCAACATGTAACCACGTCCCAAACGGTGTTATTGAATGTAAAGATTGCGGATTGTCATCTATTAAATGTGTTACCTGATTAATATCACCGAGCTTGATAGCATTTCTTATGACTTTATTTAAACTTTTTTCATCCATAACGTTACCTCCCATATTCAACTATCTTGTACTAGCTATATCTCCTAAATCTTTAAGGGCTTCAACAATATCATCAAAGTCTCCGTCCATTTCTTCAACAGCCCTTAATCTATGAACAACAATTTCTAAGGCGTCAATACTATGTTGTCCTACCACAGCATTCGGTGCCCAGACAAGATTTTCTTGCCCAATTATCGGATCAATTCCATATTTTCTTAATATTTCTTGCCCTTCTTGCACAAGCTCTTTTTGCTTTTGACCAAGACCTTTCTTAAATAAAATATGATGAGCATGTGGATTTATCATAGCCTCAGGTGGGCCACCTATTAACCCTGTGAGATATTTTCCAAAATCAATTTTTAAGAGTACTTCATTATATTCTTTTGTAATGCCTAGTTCAGACATCTTTTCATTAATTTCTGAAAGTTCCTCTACATTAAACCTATTATTTTGAATAGCATTTTTAAGCTGATTCATTTTATCCTTATTGACCCTACCTGATGTAGTTATATCATTAAGATATTCGCTCACTGGCTTATCTTTAACAGAAACCTTACCAATCATATGCATCGTCTGCTGCTTCACATTCTGCAAGGTCTCCCTCACCGTCTGCTGGGCAAGTGCCGGACCGGCCGGCACAAGGTCTGGAAGCAGTCTTGGCATGCTGCTATCTAGGATGTTGTTATACGTTTTATGTAGCGACTGCGTCCAAGAGGCTGGCGCGTTTTTGACGCTTTGGTAGGCTTGTTTTGTGACGTTGGCAACGGCGCTTGTGCGAAGCGTGTTGCGCATGTTGTTGAGCTTTTCGGTTCCTTTGGTCACAAGGCTTTGTCCCATTTTCCCCGCTACTTTCGTAGAAAGCGCCCCAGCTCCAGCAATTCCTAATGCTTGCAGAAGACTTGCTTTACGCTGCTCTTCACTGATTTTATTCCCGAACATATCGCGTCCGGTCATGTATTCTCCTAGCCCGTTTGCAGCCACAAGACCGTAGAGGCCTTTTTCGGTTTGCTCCAGGACTTTGAAGGATTTGGCGGATTTGTAGGCGTCTAAGGCGTGATCCGCTGCGCTTAGGCCTTTAGCCGTTTTGTAGATTGCTTTTCCGCCTTTTGCGGCTCTTCCTACCCAGCCGACGACCGGAATGAAGCCGGCTGCTGCCATGGCTCCTGCTGCGACGCGCTGTGAGGTAGAAAGTTTTTCACCCGTAACAGGGTCAACGCCTTCTGCTGCTCGTTTATAATCATAATATCCGCTGACCTCTCCTGTAAAGGTAGAAACCGCGTCCCACGTTTTTTCATACCACGGTTTGTTTGCTTCTTCTTCTTGCTTTTTTTCCAGCTCGTATACTTCTTCTTGCTGCTTGTTGTAGTCAACATACGAAGTCGCATAGTCGTTTAGCTTTGTTTGAACTTTATACAGCTCGCTGTCGTGATACGCTTTTTCGTTAAAAGCAAGCTGATAGGCGCTTCCTCCTTGACTCGTAGCAAGCTCTAAGCCGCTCACTAGCGTATTTACTACCGTATAGAAGTCGTCCATTTCGCTGTATTCTTTTGACCATTCAGCATCAAGCTGGTTCACCGCTTCAATTGTATCGGTGCGTTTTTTCTCTGCTTCTTCTATTTTATCGTTAAACTCACTCGTTGAAAACGCTGAAATAGAGACAATATCATCGATGCCGTTTAAAATACTTTGCAGATCTTCGTGCTGCTGAGCAACCATTTCTTTAGCGTTGCTGTTGACGTTTTTTAACTCTGTTTCTAAAAACGATTCATTTACAACCGTGCTTCCGGCTAGCTTTGCTTTTTCAGCTTTGACGTGAAGCGCTGAAAAATAGCTTTTTTGCATTTTAATTAAGTTTTCCCACTGTCCGGCCGTATCGGCGTGCTGCTTGTAAAAAGATTTTATATTGTCAGCGCCTTTTCCTTCTAAGCTGCCTTCTAAGTCCGCTACGCCCTGCAGTGCTTTTTTCAGTTCACCCAGCTGGCTCAGTAACTCATCGTAGGCATTTTCCCTGTCTTTTGCTACGTCAAACAGCGCTTTTGCATCGTATACCTTTTCCACAGTCATCCCCCCTTGCTGCTACGAATGGATAATAGATTCGTCTTGTTCTTTTAACAAGTCTACATTGGATTTTGTATCTTTTACGTTTTTGTTTAGCGCTTTTATATAAGTAGAAACAAGCGTTTGAATTTCTTCTTCGCGCGCTTCCCATTTCTTTGTAGTATCAAGGCTGTTTTTTCCGAGGTCAGGCATTTTATCGATAGATAAATTTCCAATCGCTGTGCTGACTGCTTCAAGCTTTTTGATAACGTCAGCGTGATCAAGCTTAATTGTCATGAAAACAGCCCCCTTCTAATAGCACTGATTCTGCTTTCTACTTCTTCGTAGGCTTCTTCACCTTTAGCTAACAGAGAATCAGCTTCTCCAATAGCCGCGTTCAAGCCGCTAAAAAATCCTTTTTCGGCTTCTAACAGTCCAATCTTTGTTTCAATTTCACGGATATATCCATCATAATCACCGTTTAAAATGCTTTTTATGTTGTCGTAGGCTGCCGTACGTTTTTCTTCAAAATCATCCGATAACGTACCCGTCCACTTTTCTCCTAGCTCAGGCTTTTTGATGTGTTCGATTTCAGTTAATGAAGTAGCCTGTTCATGCTCAATTTTACTTTTGGCCGTTTTTAGCTTAGAAATCTTTCCTTCTACATCTGAAACTTTTCCAGATACTTCACCCAGCAATCCATCTAATACGCTTCCTAAACCCATATCGTTCCTCCTGTTCCGCACATTTCGAGTTTAATCCAATAATTATAAGTATAAAATTTGTCTCATTATAGCTAAATAGGAAAAAACTCTCTTTTTTATACTTCTAGTTTCATGAATTGAGATAAAAATAAAAAATCAACGAAAAAAGACTCATGTCTAAATACGTTATCCAACAATATACCGTTATCTAAAACAAAGAATAAGTAGAATAAAACCATTTCTTTGTACCCATACCCGTTTTCTGCCATAAATTAAAGATTTTTGCGTAAAAAGACTGATCTACGTTTCACTTTTTTACACAGCAAAAAACCTCTGCACATTCTGCAGAGGTTTTGTTTTATACTTGAACCGGCGTCGGTTCTTCAGCTGTTTGTTCGTGCTGCACAAGTCCGTAGTTTTCCCACGCTCGGCTTTTCCAGCGGAAAAACATAATAACTGCGCGCGTCCATTCATCGGCTGCAATGGCAAGCCAAATGCCAGCGAGCCCCATGTCTAAATGAAAAACGAAGAAATAGCCAAGCGGCAAGCTCATCATGACCATCGACATCGCGCCAATTAATACCGGATACTTAGCATCTCCCGCTGCCCGCAGCGAGTTAATCAGCACAATGTTCATCGTTCTTCCCGTTTCAAGCACAATACTCAGAAGCAGCACCGTCGCCCCAAGCTCAATGATATGCGGGTTATCTGTGAACACGCTAATTAGCTGTGTTCTAAATGTCATCACAAGAACAACCATCATCATCGTTACGGCACTGGCCCACTTGACGCTTTTCCATACGCGATGGTACGCCTCATCTTTTTCATTTCCGCCTACTAAGCGGCCGACAATAATCGCTGTGCCCATTCCGATTGCAATGGCAAATAAGTAAATGAACATCGAAATATTCATCGCGTACTGTCTAGCAGCGAGTGATTCTGCTCCTAGGTACGTGGCATAATATAAAAAGACAATTTGACAGCCTTGATACATGACCTGTTCAAAAGCCGACGGAATACCGATTTTTAAAATTTTACTGATATATTCTTTTGAAAGCGTAATGTAGTATTGAAATTTCACTCTATATTCCATCACTTGATACAGCAGCCAAAAGAACACAATCAGCGCCACGAATCGGCTGAACGCAGATGAAATCGCTGCTCCTTGCACGCCCATTTCCGGAAAGCCGAACTTCCCGAAGATTAAAGCATAGTTTCCTGCAATATGAAAAATGTTCATTCCAAGTGATACAAACATCGCCTGCTTCGTAAAGCCGTGTACGCGAATAATCGCTGCAAGAGAGTTAATAATCGCTTGAAGAAAAATAGCTCCTCCGACGATGGATAAATAGCTTTGTGCATACATCAGCACGTCACCTTGCAAATTCATCGCTTCCATCATATGTCTTGAAAACAAAAGAAAACCCGCGCTAATGACTAGCCCGACTCCTAAATTTAACGTAACGGCCAAAGCAGAAATCTTTGACGCTTCCATATAACGTTTTGATCCTAAATACTGAGACACAACAATTGCGGCCCCGTTACCAATAACCTCTAACACTAAAATCGCAATGTGAAGGTATTGATTGGCTGCTCCGACTCCCGATACGGCATCATCCGACAGCGCACTTAGCATAAAGGTATCAGCAATCCCCATCAACATAAAAAGAAACACTTCTAAAAAGATCGGCCACGTTAAGAAAAACAAATTTAGCTTTTCTTTTGGCCCTTTTTTTGTTTCGACCGCGGTCATCCCATCACCTTCTTTACCGATATCCAATTTCAAACAAGAAGTATCTTACCACACATTTCCTTTGTATACATCCCCTTTTTAGCACATTTTTTATTTTATTTGTTTAGGCATAAAAAAAGCCGTTTCCTTGAAGGAAGCAGCTTTTTTCCGTTATTAAATTGAAATTTTCACTTCTGCGTTCATACCTGGAAGAACTTTATCTGATGCATCATCAATTGAAATTTTCACCGGTACTTTTTGCGTTACTTTTGTGTAGTTTCCTGTGTTTTGAGCCGGAAGCATAGAAGACACTGAGTTTGTTGCGCGGCCGATTGCTTCAACATGACCTTTAAAGACTTTACCTGAATCTCCGTCCACTGTAATGTCGA
This genomic interval carries:
- a CDS encoding contact-dependent growth inhibition system immunity protein; its protein translation is MDESYDYIEEVEGFLGGTFHQDISSPEQALKEFINEVSKECLLSTIRDCEELLNSNLTKQEKENLIQKSAEIYFSATELTPLQWLYKLVEQMKEAVKTK
- a CDS encoding antitoxin YezG family protein, coding for MEDKLQNLYQEIAETVNNMIPEEWEKFYFYAQIDESGGRTYFFYKSIRDHSYNYSLDIPEHFNLSELEFNNEEDKLFDLSEQLREIFKENNQELWYSFTLMLDQTGKFSVSFDYTDWFNTDYGFVAQKKIWKYKYLDEAPTDEKTKSLIDQYLKEYPNNPI
- a CDS encoding T7SS effector LXG polymorphic toxin yields the protein MEKVYDAKALFDVAKDRENAYDELLSQLGELKKALQGVADLEGSLEGKGADNIKSFYKQHADTAGQWENLIKMQKSYFSALHVKAEKAKLAGSTVVNESFLETELKNVNSNAKEMVAQQHEDLQSILNGIDDIVSISAFSTSEFNDKIEEAEKKRTDTIEAVNQLDAEWSKEYSEMDDFYTVVNTLVSGLELATSQGGSAYQLAFNEKAYHDSELYKVQTKLNDYATSYVDYNKQQEEVYELEKKQEEEANKPWYEKTWDAVSTFTGEVSGYYDYKRAAEGVDPVTGEKLSTSQRVAAGAMAAAGFIPVVGWVGRAAKGGKAIYKTAKGLSAADHALDAYKSAKSFKVLEQTEKGLYGLVAANGLGEYMTGRDMFGNKISEEQRKASLLQALGIAGAGALSTKVAGKMGQSLVTKGTEKLNNMRNTLRTSAVANVTKQAYQSVKNAPASWTQSLHKTYNNILDSSMPRLLPDLVPAGPALAQQTVRETLQNVKQQTMHMIGKVSVKDKPVSEYLNDITTSGRVNKDKMNQLKNAIQNNRFNVEELSEINEKMSELGITKEYNEVLLKIDFGKYLTGLIGGPPEAMINPHAHHILFKKGLGQKQKELVQEGQEILRKYGIDPIIGQENLVWAPNAVVGQHSIDALEIVVHRLRAVEEMDGDFDDIVEALKDLGDIASTR
- a CDS encoding YwqI/YxiC family protein, with protein sequence MTIKLDHADVIKKLEAVSTAIGNLSIDKMPDLGKNSLDTTKKWEAREEEIQTLVSTYIKALNKNVKDTKSNVDLLKEQDESIIHS
- a CDS encoding MATE family efflux transporter — translated: MTAVETKKGPKEKLNLFFLTWPIFLEVFLFMLMGIADTFMLSALSDDAVSGVGAANQYLHIAILVLEVIGNGAAIVVSQYLGSKRYMEASKISALAVTLNLGVGLVISAGFLLFSRHMMEAMNLQGDVLMYAQSYLSIVGGAIFLQAIINSLAAIIRVHGFTKQAMFVSLGMNIFHIAGNYALIFGKFGFPEMGVQGAAISSAFSRFVALIVFFWLLYQVMEYRVKFQYYITLSKEYISKILKIGIPSAFEQVMYQGCQIVFLYYATYLGAESLAARQYAMNISMFIYLFAIAIGMGTAIIVGRLVGGNEKDEAYHRVWKSVKWASAVTMMMVVLVMTFRTQLISVFTDNPHIIELGATVLLLSIVLETGRTMNIVLINSLRAAGDAKYPVLIGAMSMVMMSLPLGYFFVFHLDMGLAGIWLAIAADEWTRAVIMFFRWKSRAWENYGLVQHEQTAEEPTPVQV
- a CDS encoding YwqH-like family protein, which codes for MGLGSVLDGLLGEVSGKVSDVEGKISKLKTAKSKIEHEQATSLTEIEHIKKPELGEKWTGTLSDDFEEKRTAAYDNIKSILNGDYDGYIREIETKIGLLEAEKGFFSGLNAAIGEADSLLAKGEEAYEEVESRISAIRRGLFS
- a CDS encoding ankyrin repeat domain-containing protein encodes the protein MDEKSLNKVIRNAIKLGDINQVTHLIDDNPQSLHSITPFGTWLHVAAKKGKLEIVKYLLHKGININTKGDIFDAAPLRVAAGEGHLEIVKYLIAEGAELDVSLAKRNPLFGAIYGGHKEVVECLVEKGIDISVRYTGENIKNMNAYEYAREFGQTEIAEYLKQKMNEKE
- a CDS encoding DNA/RNA non-specific endonuclease, which translates into the protein MDNNRSGGVWFSMEKDWANALKEVPPKKVSVKIFPSYQGDSIRPIKFRIEYQIEGEPKIRRTIRNQSGG